Genomic window (Thermodesulfovibrionales bacterium):
ATCACCGACAGCGACCTCTGCGAGATATGCCGGGATGAACGGAGGGATCGTACGAAGATATGCGTGGTGGAGGAGCCGAGCAATATACTCGTTGTTGAACGGTCAAGGATGTATAACGGCCTCTATCACGTTCTACTCGGTGCGCTCTCCCCTGTCGACGGCATCACGCCGGAAAAACTGAGGATCGGTGAACTGACGGCGAGGGTCGCAGCGGACTCCATTGACGAGGTGATCATCGCCACGAACCCCAATACGAAGGGGGAGGTAACGGCGCGGTACATACGAGAACACCTCGGAGCCTATCCTGTCAGGGTTACCCGGATCGCATACGGTCTGCCCATGGGCAGTGATATCGAATTTGCCGATGAAGTCACCCTCGGCAAGGCGCTCGAGGGAAGAAGGGCGATGTAGGAGAAGCGATTGAGATTAGCGATTATCGGCCTCTCCAATTCGGGTAAGACATCAGTCTTCAACGCATTGACCGGCCAGAACATCGAGACGACCATCTATCCCACCGTAACCGGGGAGCCGAACTTCGGAGTCGTGAAGGTGCCCGACTCGAGGGTCAAGAGGCTCACGGAGATCTACCGGCCGAAAAAGACTACCTATGCTACCGTCGAGTACATAGATTATATCGGTCTCACAAAGGGCGATGTCGTGCAGAACAGGAAGGTCTTCGACCTCATCAAGGATGCAGACGCCATTGTTCATGTCGTGAGGGATTTCCGTGACGAGTCGGTATCCCACCCCATGAATGAAATCAATCCGCTCCGCGATATCGAGACGCTCGAACTCGAGCTCATCTTCGGAGACCTTGAGTTTGTCGAGAAGAGACTCGAAAGGATGGAAGACGGCGCGAGAAGGGGAAAGAAGCCCAATGAAGCGGAAAAGAAGTTCCTCCTGAAGTGCAAGGAGATCCTCGAAGGGGAACGCCCCCTGAGAAGCGTGCCCTTCGATGAAGAAGAACAGAAGATCATGAAACCCCTCCAATTCATATCGACGAAGCCCGAGGTCGTCGTCCTGAACGTGGGTGAAGGGGAACTGAATACGGACATCGCCGCGGGTCTCCAGAGGGAGGCGGAGCAGTACTTTAGCGGCAAAGGCGTAGCGACAACCTCACGAGTCGTGACGCTCTGCGGGAAGATCGAGATGGAGATCGCACAGCTTTCTGCCGATGAGGCGAAGGCCTTCCTGGACGACCTGGGAATAAAGGAACCGGCCCTCAATGCCCTGATCCATATGAGCTACGATCTTCTCGGACTCATTTCATTCCTCACATACGGGGAAGACGAAGTCAGGGCATGGACGATAGTCCGTGGAGCGAACGCCCAAAAGGCCGCGGGGAAGATACACTCCGACATCGAGCGGGGCTTCATCAGGGCCGAGATTGTCGGCTATGATGACTTCATCGATTCGGGGAGCATGGCCGCCGTGAGAGAAAAAGGCCTTCTACGGCTCGAGGGCAAGACGTATGAAGTCAAGGACGGGGATATGATCAATTTCAGGTTCAATGTGTAAGGCGGGTGCCCCCGGAGAAGGCGTTCGAGCGATTCGTCTCTTCCCCGTATTCCGTCGAACTCGGCTTCATGAAAGGTGGGCCGCTCTCCGATCGTCTCGCAAACTGAAATCTCATCAGGGAAAGCAATCTTGATTGACAGACCTATGATCATGTTCGGAGGAAAGGGCGGTGTGGGGAAGACCACCTGCTCTGCTGCTGTCGCATTGCGGCTCGCATCATCCGGACAGAAGACGCTCATCATAACATCCGATGCAACCCCATCTCTTTCGGACGTCTATGAAGAGGAGATAGGGGATTCGATCAGAGAGATAGAAAAGGGTCTCGACGCGATCGAAATCAGTGATCATGCCGTCCTCGACAGGTGGAAGAGAAGATTCGGCCCCGATTTTCACGAGATCGTCTCCCGCCTCATAGATGTCGATGCGCTTGATAATGAGTCGCGCCACGAGCTGCTCGACTATATCGGCTCTGCGCCCTCCCTTAGGGAGGAGACGATGCTCGACCTCATTGTCGATCTGGCCGAGACCGGGCGCTACGATCGAATCATGTGGGATACGGCACCTGCCGGGGAGACGTTGAATCTTCTCAATATGCCCGCGAACTTGCGGAAGCACCTCCGCTCGGGCTCGAGGTTTTTCGAGGGGCTCGACAGGATCGGGAGGAAGATCGCGGGTAAGAGGTCTGTGGCTCAGATCATGGACGAATGGATCGCCGCATCGGAGCGGATATCCCGGTATATCCATACGAGAGCAGCCTTCGTTCTCGTCGCGAACCCGGAGGCCCTCGTGGTCAGGCAGGTCAGGAGGGTAATGGAAA
Coding sequences:
- a CDS encoding TRC40/GET3/ArsA family transport-energizing ATPase, yielding MIDRPMIMFGGKGGVGKTTCSAAVALRLASSGQKTLIITSDATPSLSDVYEEEIGDSIREIEKGLDAIEISDHAVLDRWKRRFGPDFHEIVSRLIDVDALDNESRHELLDYIGSAPSLREETMLDLIVDLAETGRYDRIMWDTAPAGETLNLLNMPANLRKHLRSGSRFFEGLDRIGRKIAGKRSVAQIMDEWIAASERISRYIHTRAAFVLVANPEALVVRQVRRVMETLGGYHIVLHGMIINRVIMQPDSASFRTLRKIQEGYLTELIGLAQGLPVATLPFSDTEIRGKKALEEAGKELLISLKL
- the recR gene encoding recombination mediator RecR; the protein is MTQGIIERLITELTRLPGIGRKTAQRLAFFILTMPDEEAKGIAEAIREVKEKARFCGRCFNITDSDLCEICRDERRDRTKICVVEEPSNILVVERSRMYNGLYHVLLGALSPVDGITPEKLRIGELTARVAADSIDEVIIATNPNTKGEVTARYIREHLGAYPVRVTRIAYGLPMGSDIEFADEVTLGKALEGRRAM
- the ychF gene encoding redox-regulated ATPase YchF produces the protein MRLAIIGLSNSGKTSVFNALTGQNIETTIYPTVTGEPNFGVVKVPDSRVKRLTEIYRPKKTTYATVEYIDYIGLTKGDVVQNRKVFDLIKDADAIVHVVRDFRDESVSHPMNEINPLRDIETLELELIFGDLEFVEKRLERMEDGARRGKKPNEAEKKFLLKCKEILEGERPLRSVPFDEEEQKIMKPLQFISTKPEVVVLNVGEGELNTDIAAGLQREAEQYFSGKGVATTSRVVTLCGKIEMEIAQLSADEAKAFLDDLGIKEPALNALIHMSYDLLGLISFLTYGEDEVRAWTIVRGANAQKAAGKIHSDIERGFIRAEIVGYDDFIDSGSMAAVREKGLLRLEGKTYEVKDGDMINFRFNV